One Rhizobium sp. NRK18 genomic window carries:
- the ptsP gene encoding phosphoenolpyruvate--protein phosphotransferase: MRDLSTGPRVLLKRLRELMAEPLEPQERLDQIVQQIARNVVAEVCSVYVLRADGVLELYATEGLNPDAVHLAQLKMGQGLVGTIAASAQPLNLSDAQSHPAYRYLPETGEEIYHSFLGVPILRTGRTLGVLVVQNKAQRNYREDEVEALETTAMILAEMIATGELKKITRPGIELDLTRHVAIDGDSYNEGIGLGYVVLHEPRIVVTNLLNEDTDQEIRRLADSLGSLRISIDDMLSRRDVSMEGEHREVLETYRMFAHDQGWVRKLEEAIRNGLTAEAAVEKVQSDTRARMMRLTDPYLRERMHDFDDLANRLLRQLTGYSTSVAGKVANGDAIIFARAMGAAELLDYPRENLRGLVLEDGAVTSHVVIVARAMGIPVVGQAAGVVALAENGDPVIIDGDDGKVHLRPVPDLQVAYQEKVRLRAKRQEQFRALRSVDPVTKDGQRINLQMNAGLLVDLPQLVDSGADGIGLFRTELQFMIASTMPKTEEQEEFYRSVLNQAGKRPVTFRTLDIGGDKVVPYFRPHEEENPALGWRAIRLALDRPGLLRMQLRALLRAASGGELKVMLPMVTEVAEIRQARELLQREVQHLSKFSHPLPKKLQFGAMIEVPALLWQLDELMQEVDFVSVGSNDLFQFSMAVDRGNARVADRFDNLGRPFLRILRSIVEAGKRNKTPVTLCGEMAGKPLSAMALLGIGFRSISMGPAAIGPVKAMLLGLDVGMLAEIMTAAIDDEASRVPIRDLLKRFAEAHNIPI; this comes from the coding sequence ATGAGAGATCTGTCGACAGGTCCGCGTGTTCTGCTGAAGCGGCTGCGCGAACTGATGGCGGAGCCGCTCGAACCGCAGGAGCGCCTTGACCAGATCGTCCAGCAAATCGCCCGCAACGTGGTTGCGGAGGTTTGCTCGGTCTACGTCCTGCGCGCCGACGGCGTGCTCGAACTCTACGCCACCGAAGGTCTCAACCCCGACGCCGTCCACCTTGCCCAGCTGAAGATGGGGCAGGGCCTCGTCGGTACGATTGCGGCGAGCGCCCAGCCTTTGAACCTGTCGGACGCGCAGTCGCATCCCGCCTACCGCTACCTGCCGGAAACCGGCGAAGAAATCTATCATTCCTTCCTCGGCGTGCCGATCCTCAGAACCGGGCGAACGCTTGGCGTTCTCGTCGTCCAGAACAAGGCGCAGCGCAACTACCGCGAAGACGAGGTCGAGGCGCTCGAGACGACGGCGATGATCCTCGCCGAGATGATCGCGACGGGTGAACTCAAGAAGATCACCCGGCCCGGCATCGAACTCGACCTGACGCGTCATGTCGCGATCGACGGCGACAGCTATAACGAGGGCATCGGGCTCGGCTATGTCGTGCTGCACGAACCGCGCATCGTGGTCACCAATCTCCTGAACGAAGACACGGACCAGGAAATCCGCCGGCTTGCCGACTCCCTTGGCTCTCTTCGGATTTCGATCGACGACATGCTGTCGAGACGCGACGTGTCGATGGAAGGTGAGCATCGCGAGGTGCTGGAAACCTATCGGATGTTTGCCCATGACCAGGGCTGGGTTCGCAAGCTGGAAGAGGCGATTCGCAACGGTCTGACGGCTGAAGCAGCCGTCGAAAAGGTGCAGAGCGATACGCGGGCGCGGATGATGCGTCTGACCGATCCTTATCTGCGTGAGCGGATGCATGACTTCGACGACCTCGCCAATCGCTTGCTTCGCCAGCTGACCGGTTACAGCACCAGCGTTGCCGGCAAGGTTGCCAATGGTGACGCGATCATCTTCGCCCGTGCGATGGGCGCGGCCGAGCTGCTCGACTATCCGCGCGAAAACCTGCGCGGCCTCGTGCTGGAAGACGGGGCTGTGACGAGCCATGTGGTCATCGTTGCCCGCGCCATGGGAATTCCGGTTGTCGGCCAGGCGGCCGGCGTCGTGGCGCTTGCCGAAAACGGCGACCCGGTGATCATCGACGGCGATGATGGCAAGGTGCATTTGCGGCCCGTTCCGGACCTGCAGGTCGCCTATCAGGAAAAGGTGCGGCTCAGAGCCAAGCGCCAGGAACAGTTCCGCGCGCTGCGGTCGGTCGACCCTGTGACAAAGGATGGTCAGCGGATCAACCTGCAGATGAATGCGGGCCTTCTGGTGGATCTGCCGCAGCTGGTGGATTCCGGCGCCGATGGTATCGGTCTGTTCCGCACCGAACTGCAGTTCATGATCGCTTCGACCATGCCGAAGACGGAAGAGCAGGAGGAGTTCTATCGCTCCGTGCTCAACCAGGCCGGCAAGCGGCCCGTCACCTTCCGCACGCTCGACATCGGCGGCGACAAGGTCGTTCCCTATTTCCGACCGCACGAGGAAGAAAACCCGGCGCTCGGCTGGCGCGCGATCCGGTTGGCGCTCGATCGGCCCGGCCTGTTGCGCATGCAGTTGCGGGCGCTGCTGAGAGCGGCCAGCGGCGGCGAGCTGAAGGTCATGCTGCCGATGGTGACGGAAGTCGCCGAAATCCGTCAGGCGCGCGAGCTCCTGCAGCGGGAAGTGCAGCATCTGTCGAAATTCAGCCATCCGCTGCCGAAGAAGCTGCAATTCGGCGCGATGATCGAAGTGCCGGCGCTGCTTTGGCAGCTCGACGAGCTGATGCAGGAAGTCGATTTCGTCTCCGTCGGGTCCAACGATCTCTTCCAGTTCTCGATGGCGGTCGATCGCGGCAATGCGCGCGTTGCCGACCGGTTCGACAATCTCGGTCGGCCGTTTTTGAGGATTCTGCGGTCCATCGTCGAGGCGGGCAAGCGCAACAAGACGCCTGTGACGCTGTGCGGCGAAATGGCCGGCAAGCCGCTGAGCGCTATGGCCTTGCTCGGCATCGGCTTCCGCTCGATTTCCATGGGGCCGGCTGCAATCGGTCCGGTCAAAGCCATGCTGCTGGGCCTCGACGTCGGCATGCTGGCGGAGATCATGACCGCGGCGATCGACGATGAAGCGTCGCGCGTACCGATCCGCGACCTCCTGAAGCGCTTTGCGGAAGCGCACAATATTCCCATTTAG
- the clpB gene encoding ATP-dependent chaperone ClpB: protein MNMEKYSERVRGFLQSAQTYALAEGHQQFTPEHILKVLLDDDQGMAASLIERAGGNAKEARIGNDAALAKLPKVTGGNGQIYLAQPLAKVFSTAEDAAKKAGDSFVTVERLLQALAIETTASTAATLKKAGVTPTALNQVINDIRKGRTADTANAEQGFDALKKFARDLTAEAREGKLDPVIGRDDEIRRTIQVLSRRTKNNPVMIGEPGVGKTAIAEGLALRIVNGDVPESLKDKKLMALDMGSLIAGAKYRGEFEERLKAVLNEVQSEAGQIILFIDEMHTLVGAGKADGAMDASNLLKPALARGELHCVGATTLDEYRKHVEKDAALARRFQPVMVDEPTVEDTISILRGLKEKYEQHHKVRISDSALVAAATLSNRYITDRFLPDKAIDLMDEAASRLRMQVDSKPEELDELDRRIIQLKIEREALKKETDQASADRLKRLEEELASIEEEADALTARWQSEKQKLGHAAELKKQLDDARNELANAQRAGEFQRAGELAYGIIPRLEKELATAEENDGAETGSMVQEVVTPDNIAHVVSRWTGIPVDKMLEGEREKLLRMEDELAKSVVGQGDAVQAVSKAVRRARAGLQDPNRPIGSFIFLGPTGVGKTELTKALARFLFDDETAMVRMDMSEYMEKHSVARLIGAPPGYVGYEEGGALTEAVRRRPYQVVLFDEIEKAHPDVFNILLQVLDDGRLTDGQGRTVDFKNTIIIMTSNLGAEFLTQLGENDDSEVAREQVMNVVKSAFRPEFLNRIDDVILFHRLHRREMGAIVDIQMKHLVSLLAERKITIALDEDAREWLANKGYDPVYGARPLKRVIQKFVQDPLAEKILGGEISDGSDVKVTSASDRLLFSTRKSVAQAA, encoded by the coding sequence ATGAACATGGAAAAATACTCGGAGCGGGTCCGGGGCTTTCTGCAATCCGCTCAGACCTACGCGCTTGCCGAAGGTCATCAGCAATTCACACCCGAACATATCCTGAAAGTGCTTCTGGACGACGACCAGGGCATGGCCGCGTCGTTGATCGAACGCGCCGGCGGCAATGCCAAGGAAGCCCGTATCGGCAATGATGCAGCGCTCGCCAAGCTCCCGAAGGTGACCGGCGGGAACGGCCAGATCTATCTTGCCCAGCCGCTTGCCAAGGTGTTCTCGACTGCAGAAGACGCGGCCAAGAAGGCCGGGGACAGTTTCGTCACGGTGGAACGCCTGTTGCAGGCGCTTGCTATCGAGACGACGGCTTCGACCGCCGCCACGTTGAAGAAGGCGGGCGTGACGCCGACGGCGCTCAATCAGGTCATCAACGATATCCGCAAGGGGCGCACTGCTGACACGGCCAATGCCGAACAGGGCTTCGACGCGCTGAAGAAGTTCGCGCGCGACCTGACGGCGGAAGCCCGCGAAGGCAAGCTCGATCCGGTGATCGGCCGTGACGACGAGATCCGCCGGACGATCCAGGTGCTGTCGCGCCGGACGAAGAACAACCCGGTCATGATTGGTGAACCCGGCGTCGGCAAGACGGCGATCGCCGAAGGTCTGGCGTTGCGCATCGTCAATGGCGACGTGCCGGAATCCTTGAAAGACAAGAAGCTGATGGCGCTCGACATGGGCTCGCTGATCGCCGGTGCGAAATACCGTGGCGAGTTCGAGGAGCGGCTGAAGGCGGTTCTCAACGAGGTGCAATCGGAAGCCGGTCAGATCATTCTTTTCATCGACGAGATGCACACGCTTGTCGGTGCAGGCAAGGCGGACGGCGCCATGGATGCGTCCAACCTCTTGAAGCCGGCGCTTGCCCGCGGCGAACTCCACTGCGTCGGTGCAACGACGCTGGACGAGTACCGCAAGCATGTCGAGAAGGACGCAGCCCTTGCCCGCCGCTTCCAGCCGGTCATGGTCGACGAGCCGACGGTCGAGGACACGATCTCGATCCTGCGCGGCCTGAAGGAAAAGTACGAGCAGCACCATAAGGTCCGCATCTCGGATTCGGCCCTGGTTGCGGCTGCGACGCTGTCCAACCGCTACATCACCGACCGCTTCCTGCCGGACAAGGCCATCGACCTGATGGACGAAGCCGCATCGCGGTTGCGCATGCAGGTGGATTCCAAGCCCGAAGAGCTCGATGAACTCGACCGGCGGATCATCCAGCTGAAGATCGAGCGTGAAGCCTTGAAGAAGGAAACCGACCAGGCGTCCGCCGATCGGCTGAAGCGCCTCGAGGAGGAACTCGCCTCGATCGAGGAAGAAGCCGATGCCCTGACCGCCCGCTGGCAGTCGGAGAAGCAGAAGCTCGGCCATGCGGCGGAGCTGAAGAAGCAGCTCGACGATGCTCGCAACGAACTCGCAAATGCCCAGCGCGCCGGTGAATTCCAGCGGGCAGGGGAGCTTGCCTATGGCATCATCCCGCGTCTCGAGAAGGAACTTGCCACCGCCGAAGAGAACGATGGCGCCGAAACCGGCAGCATGGTTCAGGAAGTGGTGACGCCGGACAACATCGCGCATGTCGTTTCCCGCTGGACCGGAATCCCGGTCGACAAGATGCTGGAAGGCGAACGCGAAAAGCTGCTCAGGATGGAAGACGAACTGGCGAAATCCGTCGTCGGCCAGGGCGATGCGGTGCAGGCCGTGTCGAAGGCCGTTCGCCGTGCCCGTGCGGGGCTGCAGGATCCGAACCGTCCGATCGGCTCGTTCATCTTCCTGGGGCCCACCGGTGTCGGCAAGACGGAGCTCACCAAGGCGCTTGCCCGGTTCCTGTTCGATGACGAAACCGCGATGGTCCGCATGGACATGTCCGAGTACATGGAAAAGCACTCGGTCGCTCGTCTGATCGGCGCTCCTCCCGGCTATGTCGGATACGAGGAAGGCGGCGCTCTGACGGAAGCGGTTCGCCGCCGGCCGTATCAGGTCGTGCTCTTCGACGAGATCGAAAAGGCGCATCCGGATGTGTTCAACATCCTGCTGCAGGTTCTCGATGACGGCCGTCTGACCGATGGCCAGGGCCGGACCGTGGACTTCAAGAACACGATCATCATCATGACCTCCAACCTGGGCGCGGAATTCCTGACCCAGCTTGGCGAGAACGATGACAGCGAAGTCGCCCGCGAGCAGGTGATGAATGTCGTGAAGAGCGCCTTCAGGCCGGAGTTCCTGAACCGTATCGACGACGTGATCCTGTTCCATCGCCTGCATCGCAGGGAGATGGGGGCCATCGTCGACATCCAGATGAAGCATCTTGTGTCGCTTCTGGCCGAGCGGAAGATCACGATCGCGCTGGACGAAGACGCCCGCGAATGGCTCGCCAACAAGGGTTACGACCCGGTCTATGGTGCGCGTCCGCTGAAGCGTGTGATCCAGAAGTTCGTGCAGGATCCGTTGGCCGAGAAGATCCTCGGCGGCGAGATTTCCGACGGCTCGGACGTCAAGGTCACGTCCGCCTCGGACCGGCTGCTGTTCTCGACCCGAAAGTCGGTCGCGCAGGCGGCCTGA
- the prfA gene encoding peptide chain release factor 1 encodes MAKLPVEKMRELERRFGEIEARMSAGPAPDVYVKLASEYSELEPVVKKIREYEKGVSELADLKALLADKATDREMRELAELEIPELEEQIEALEQEMQILLLPKDAADEKSAILEIRAGTGGSEAALFAGDLFRMYERFAAAHGWKVEILSASEGEAGGYKEIIATISGRGVFSKLKFESGVHRVQRVPETEASGRIHTSAATVAVLPEAEDIDIEVRPEDIRIDTMRASGAGGQHVNTTDSAVRITHLPTGIIVTSSEKSQHQNRAKAMQVLKARLYDIERQRAESERSADRKSQVGSGDRSERIRTYNFPQGRLTDHRINLTLYKLDRVMEGDLDEVVDALISDYQAGQLAQLGAQG; translated from the coding sequence GTGGCGAAGCTTCCTGTAGAAAAGATGCGTGAGCTGGAGCGGCGGTTCGGCGAAATCGAGGCCCGCATGTCGGCGGGCCCGGCTCCGGACGTCTACGTCAAGCTGGCATCGGAATATTCCGAACTGGAGCCGGTGGTCAAAAAGATCCGCGAATATGAGAAGGGCGTTTCCGAACTCGCCGATCTGAAGGCGCTGCTGGCGGACAAGGCGACCGACCGCGAGATGCGCGAACTGGCCGAACTGGAAATCCCCGAACTCGAGGAGCAGATCGAGGCCTTGGAGCAGGAAATGCAGATCCTTCTCCTGCCGAAGGACGCGGCCGACGAGAAAAGTGCGATCCTCGAAATCCGCGCCGGCACCGGTGGCTCCGAGGCCGCGCTGTTTGCCGGTGATCTCTTCCGCATGTACGAGCGCTTTGCAGCGGCCCACGGCTGGAAGGTCGAGATCCTGTCGGCGAGCGAAGGCGAAGCCGGCGGCTACAAGGAAATCATCGCGACCATTTCCGGCCGCGGCGTGTTTTCGAAGCTGAAGTTCGAGTCCGGCGTTCATCGCGTCCAGCGCGTGCCGGAAACCGAAGCGAGCGGGCGCATCCACACCTCGGCGGCGACGGTCGCCGTATTGCCGGAGGCCGAGGACATCGACATCGAGGTTCGCCCGGAAGATATCCGTATCGACACGATGCGCGCATCGGGTGCGGGCGGCCAGCACGTCAACACGACCGACTCTGCGGTGCGCATCACGCATCTGCCGACGGGCATCATCGTCACCAGTTCGGAGAAATCCCAGCACCAGAACCGCGCCAAGGCCATGCAGGTGTTGAAAGCACGCCTCTACGACATCGAACGCCAGCGGGCCGAAAGCGAACGCTCGGCCGACCGCAAGAGCCAGGTCGGCTCGGGCGACCGGTCGGAGCGCATTCGCACCTATAATTTCCCGCAGGGCCGGCTGACCGACCACCGCATCAACCTGACGCTCTACAAGCTCGACCGTGTGATGGAAGGCGATCTGGACGAAGTGGTCGACGCGCTGATCTCCGATTATCAGGCGGGCCAGCTCGCCCAGCTCGGAGCGCAGGGGTGA
- a CDS encoding DUF4167 domain-containing protein, with amino-acid sequence MRPGQQNKRGRGRNNNGGNNNNNNNFNRKGANPLTRTYDSSGPDVKIRGTAQHIAEKYSALARDAQSSGDRVIAENYLQHAEHYNRIIAAAQAQMQERFQRDDRNFDSNDEDGDDDDRVDNGGNGSSSEHSGKQSSGNNSQAQQPVVDGSGPQPVIEGVPAEVAAEEDEAAASAGEGKAERGQTRRRGGANRSRRTPRKSAGGQGEDGGSSGESGEPAPVMAEAASD; translated from the coding sequence ATGAGGCCAGGGCAGCAAAACAAGCGTGGTCGTGGGCGTAACAACAACGGCGGCAACAATAACAACAATAACAACTTCAACAGGAAGGGCGCCAATCCGCTCACCCGGACTTACGACAGTTCCGGTCCTGATGTTAAGATCCGCGGTACCGCCCAGCATATCGCAGAAAAGTACTCGGCTCTGGCGCGCGACGCACAGAGTTCCGGCGACCGCGTGATCGCCGAGAACTACCTGCAGCATGCGGAACACTATAACCGCATCATTGCAGCCGCACAGGCGCAGATGCAGGAACGCTTCCAGCGCGACGACCGCAATTTCGATTCCAATGACGAAGACGGCGATGACGACGATCGTGTCGACAACGGCGGCAACGGGTCGTCCTCCGAACATTCCGGCAAGCAGTCTTCCGGCAACAACAGCCAGGCTCAGCAGCCGGTCGTTGACGGCAGCGGTCCGCAGCCGGTGATCGAAGGTGTTCCGGCGGAAGTCGCCGCCGAAGAAGACGAAGCGGCAGCATCCGCTGGCGAGGGCAAGGCCGAGCGCGGCCAGACCCGCCGCCGTGGTGGTGCCAATCGTTCGCGCCGGACACCGCGCAAGTCTGCCGGCGGGCAGGGTGAAGACGGCGGTTCGTCCGGTGAAAGCGGCGAGCCCGCACCGGTCATGGCCGAGGCGGCTTCGGACTGA
- a CDS encoding succinylglutamate desuccinylase/aspartoacylase family protein: MNVSDIVIAGDTPGVSYRIPVLRFSGSSSGAPKVYMQAALHAGELPGTAALHFLCQQLRIAEERGEIVGDITIVPQANPYGTAQWFSGEMQGRFDLNSRVNFNREFPLISFDDRDALLVDIERRPAVEQIKRRLMRMAFDANIVLDLHCDDESLQYAYLEKEVWPEAADLATALAMDAVLIADGESSAFDEAVGYAWKRDSARGEAERFRGRLVTTVELRGWRDVDAGLARKDADGLMAFLKMRRVVSGSVPNLPGFTGPVTPLDHIEMIRAPQAGTILFHREPGDTVAAGDVLVTLITAPGMAGGTLEVTAPQAGLVITRVSKRFTAAGGDLMKIASARPSTRQRKPGALES; the protein is encoded by the coding sequence GTGAACGTTTCAGACATCGTTATTGCCGGCGACACGCCGGGCGTCAGCTATCGTATCCCGGTTCTCAGGTTTTCCGGCTCTAGCAGCGGCGCCCCGAAGGTCTACATGCAGGCGGCATTGCATGCCGGCGAACTGCCGGGAACGGCGGCCCTGCATTTCCTTTGCCAACAGCTTCGCATTGCCGAAGAGCGAGGCGAAATCGTCGGCGACATCACGATTGTGCCGCAGGCCAATCCGTATGGCACGGCGCAGTGGTTCTCCGGAGAGATGCAAGGGCGCTTCGATCTCAATTCGCGGGTCAACTTCAATCGCGAATTTCCGCTGATATCCTTTGATGACCGGGATGCATTGCTGGTCGACATCGAGCGTCGTCCGGCGGTCGAGCAGATCAAGCGGCGGCTGATGCGCATGGCATTCGACGCCAATATCGTTCTCGACCTGCATTGCGACGACGAGTCCCTGCAATATGCCTATCTCGAAAAGGAAGTCTGGCCGGAAGCCGCCGATCTTGCGACCGCGCTCGCCATGGATGCCGTGCTGATTGCCGATGGTGAGAGCTCGGCATTCGACGAGGCGGTCGGTTATGCCTGGAAGCGCGACAGTGCGCGAGGCGAGGCGGAGCGTTTCCGCGGGCGTCTGGTCACGACCGTCGAACTGCGCGGCTGGCGCGACGTCGATGCCGGCCTTGCCCGGAAGGATGCTGACGGTTTGATGGCCTTCCTCAAGATGCGCCGCGTCGTTTCCGGCTCGGTTCCAAACCTGCCGGGCTTCACCGGGCCCGTGACCCCGCTCGACCACATCGAGATGATCCGCGCGCCGCAGGCCGGGACGATCCTGTTTCATCGGGAGCCGGGCGATACCGTCGCCGCCGGCGACGTGCTCGTCACGCTGATTACCGCCCCCGGAATGGCTGGCGGCACACTGGAGGTCACCGCTCCGCAGGCGGGTCTGGTGATCACGAGGGTTTCGAAGCGGTTCACCGCTGCCGGGGGAGACCTGATGAAGATCGCATCCGCCCGGCCTTCCACGCGACAGAGAAAACCGGGCGCACTGGAAAGCTGA
- a CDS encoding aspartate kinase produces MARIVMKFGGTSVADLDRIHNVARHVKREVDAGHQVAVVVSAMAGKTNELVGWVQNMPKVTGANSPFYDAREYDAIVASGEQVTSGLLAIALQSLGVNARSWQGWQIPIKTDSAHGAARIEDIDGTELIRRMEEESQVAVVAGFQGIGPDNRIATLGRGGSDTSAVAIAAGIKADRCDIYTDVDGVYTTDPRVEPKARRLKKIAFEEMLEMASLGAKVLQVRSVELAMVHKVRTFVRSSFDDPDAPGMGDLMNPPGTLICDEDEIVEQEVVTGIAYAKDEAQISLRRVADRPGVSAAIFGPLAENHINVDMIVQNISEDGSRTDITFTVPSGDLDKAMAVLGKQKDAIGYDVIQSERGLVKVSVIGIGMRSHAGVAASAFQALAGKGINIKAITTSEIKISVLIDEAYAELAVRTLHSCYGLDKS; encoded by the coding sequence ATGGCTCGTATTGTGATGAAATTCGGCGGAACGTCCGTCGCAGATCTGGACCGCATTCACAACGTTGCACGCCACGTCAAACGCGAAGTCGATGCCGGTCACCAGGTGGCAGTCGTGGTGTCTGCCATGGCCGGCAAGACGAACGAGCTCGTCGGCTGGGTCCAGAACATGCCGAAGGTGACGGGCGCCAACTCGCCTTTCTACGATGCGCGCGAATATGATGCGATCGTCGCTTCGGGCGAGCAGGTCACCTCCGGTCTCCTCGCCATCGCCCTTCAGTCGCTGGGCGTCAACGCGCGCTCGTGGCAGGGCTGGCAGATCCCGATCAAGACCGACAGCGCCCATGGCGCGGCCCGCATCGAGGATATCGACGGCACGGAGCTGATCCGCCGCATGGAAGAGGAAAGCCAGGTGGCGGTCGTCGCCGGCTTCCAGGGCATCGGCCCCGACAACCGCATCGCGACGCTTGGCCGTGGCGGCTCCGACACCAGCGCGGTTGCGATCGCCGCCGGCATCAAGGCCGACCGTTGTGACATCTACACCGACGTTGACGGCGTCTACACGACCGATCCGCGCGTCGAGCCAAAGGCCCGCCGACTGAAGAAGATCGCGTTCGAGGAAATGCTCGAAATGGCCTCGCTCGGCGCCAAGGTGCTGCAGGTCCGCTCTGTCGAGCTTGCCATGGTGCACAAGGTCCGCACCTTCGTGCGCTCCAGCTTTGATGATCCCGATGCGCCGGGCATGGGTGATCTTATGAACCCGCCCGGAACGCTGATTTGTGACGAGGATGAAATCGTGGAACAGGAAGTCGTAACCGGCATTGCCTATGCCAAGGATGAAGCCCAGATCTCGCTGCGCCGTGTTGCCGACCGGCCGGGCGTGTCCGCCGCGATCTTCGGGCCTCTGGCCGAAAACCACATCAATGTGGACATGATCGTGCAGAACATCTCCGAAGATGGCTCGCGCACCGACATCACCTTCACCGTGCCGTCGGGCGATCTCGACAAGGCCATGGCCGTACTCGGCAAGCAGAAGGATGCCATCGGCTACGACGTGATCCAGAGCGAGCGCGGGCTGGTCAAGGTGTCGGTCATCGGCATCGGCATGCGCAGTCATGCCGGCGTTGCAGCCTCCGCCTTCCAGGCGCTGGCCGGCAAGGGCATCAACATCAAGGCGATCACCACCTCGGAGATCAAGATTTCTGTGTTGATCGACGAAGCCTATGCCGAACTGGCTGTCAGGACTTTGCATTCCTGCTACGGTCTCGATAAGAGTTGA
- the prmC gene encoding peptide chain release factor N(5)-glutamine methyltransferase, translated as MTQVATLSALLSEVRQALLASGIEAAATDARTLVSGLLGLSATDMLTRGDRGVSAEERERIMAAVSRRVAREPVHRILGSREFYGLTLSLSPATLEPRPDTEVLVDAVLPHLQRRAAENGEARILDLGTGTGAICLALLHECQDATGVGCDISSDAVDTAIRNAHLNGLQDRFTGTVSDWFGAAEGRFDIIVSNPPYIRSEVIAMLDPEVREHDPIAALDGGKDGLEAYRILASGADAFLKPGGIVGLEIGFDQRESVSQLFAASGFRCLQTVSDYGGNDRALVFERQ; from the coding sequence GTGACGCAGGTCGCGACCCTTTCGGCGCTTCTGTCCGAGGTGCGCCAGGCATTGCTCGCCAGCGGTATCGAGGCGGCGGCAACGGATGCCAGGACGCTGGTCTCGGGATTGCTCGGTCTGTCGGCGACGGACATGCTGACCCGGGGCGACCGGGGTGTTTCGGCCGAAGAGCGGGAAAGGATCATGGCGGCGGTCTCGCGGCGCGTCGCCCGGGAGCCGGTTCATCGTATTTTGGGTTCCCGCGAGTTCTACGGCCTGACCCTGTCGCTGTCGCCAGCGACACTTGAGCCACGGCCGGACACCGAAGTTCTGGTCGATGCCGTCTTGCCGCATCTGCAGCGGAGAGCGGCGGAGAATGGCGAAGCGCGTATCCTCGATCTCGGTACCGGAACCGGAGCGATTTGCCTCGCACTTCTGCACGAATGCCAAGACGCAACCGGAGTAGGCTGCGACATTTCGTCCGATGCAGTGGATACCGCGATCCGCAACGCACACCTGAATGGTCTGCAGGACCGCTTTACCGGAACCGTCAGCGACTGGTTCGGCGCGGCCGAAGGTCGCTTCGACATCATCGTCTCCAATCCTCCCTACATTCGCTCGGAGGTCATCGCGATGCTGGACCCGGAGGTTCGCGAGCATGACCCGATCGCGGCGCTCGACGGTGGCAAAGACGGGCTGGAGGCATACAGGATACTGGCTTCCGGTGCCGATGCGTTTCTGAAGCCGGGCGGAATTGTCGGTCTGGAAATCGGTTTCGATCAGCGCGAGAGCGTATCGCAACTTTTTGCCGCATCCGGCTTTCGCTGCCTGCAGACGGTTTCGGACTATGGCGGCAATGATCGCGCGCTAGTGTTCGAGCGGCAATAG